The Mycoplasmopsis mustelae genome has a window encoding:
- a CDS encoding adenine-specific methyltransferase EcoRI family protein has translation MNFVQLLDEFKKQHESSWSNETLSAAKVKRNDEFYTTTEIIKTEMQHWISFLENKTVYLPADSLFLCSEYFNNKQEWPSAFWIYFKKNFKVLKLKKLIATAYNPNSKGELAVYTGDGNDDDVFDGVEISKLQGDGDMLGEEVNQYYQESNIVITNPPFSIARKFYNKLKEQSIDFIILGGVMFASYVNTFKDYKTNNLHAYGLHKDQKAAYIDARNITRDADGKIVISKGGPSCFWYSNLWNKQHKKADFDRYFKNETMYSVYLDEKDNLLPSNFLALDTYKETYYQINHDSDVDWYILPITAMYAVDFWERFEVCCILGSECDANLHTFKKLWNPQTKKELFKRIIAKRKE, from the coding sequence ATGAATTTCGTGCAGTTATTAGATGAATTTAAAAAGCAACACGAAAGTAGCTGAAGCAATGAAACACTAAGTGCAGCAAAAGTAAAACGAAATGATGAATTTTATACTACTACCGAAATTATTAAAACAGAAATGCAGCACTGAATATCATTTTTAGAAAATAAAACTGTATATCTACCGGCCGATTCTTTGTTTTTATGTAGCGAATATTTTAACAATAAGCAAGAATGGCCGAGTGCTTTCTGAATTTATTTTAAAAAGAATTTTAAAGTATTGAAACTTAAAAAATTAATCGCAACAGCATATAACCCAAATTCTAAAGGAGAGCTCGCAGTATATACTGGAGATGGAAACGATGATGACGTCTTTGATGGTGTAGAAATTAGCAAATTACAAGGTGACGGTGATATGTTAGGTGAAGAAGTTAATCAATATTACCAAGAAAGCAATATCGTTATTACCAATCCACCTTTTTCAATTGCGCGTAAGTTTTATAACAAACTTAAAGAACAAAGCATCGATTTTATTATTTTAGGGGGTGTAATGTTTGCATCATATGTTAATACCTTTAAAGACTACAAAACAAACAACTTACACGCATACGGACTACACAAAGACCAAAAAGCAGCCTACATCGATGCACGTAATATTACAAGAGACGCAGATGGGAAAATAGTAATCTCAAAAGGAGGTCCGAGTTGTTTTTGATATTCTAACTTATGAAATAAGCAGCATAAAAAAGCAGATTTCGACCGATATTTTAAAAACGAAACGATGTACTCGGTATATTTAGATGAAAAAGATAATCTCTTACCTTCTAATTTTCTCGCATTAGATACTTATAAAGAAACATATTATCAAATAAACCACGACTCAGACGTTGATTGATACATTTTACCAATAACAGCGATGTATGCCGTAGATTTTTGAGAACGTTTTGAGGTTTGCTGTATTTTAGGAAGTGAATGTGATGCAAACTTACACACCTTTAAAAAATTATGAAACCCACAAACCAAAAAAGAATTATTTAAGCGAATTATCGCAAAACGAAAGGAATAA
- a CDS encoding MBL fold metallo-hydrolase has product MRLISFGSSSAGNCYLLSDTGINVLIDIGVNIFLNTRNEHYFKILNADYLLISHEHIDHIKYLPNFLKVNQKAPVIINPLSLQEFKKKHENVYHINQHRFVELNYKQTYHNDFVEFRAFEVLHNSKANNGYYLNFKQLNKKGIYITDAGSLKLSSLDNAFNRDLDFVMIESNHIKTPTQNDLKTQIQNSELGHFNIIQTLKALKHILGVNFKQPKVILIHTSQNDRERIEAIDNTIYGDFNYFRTSKDYCEIDLC; this is encoded by the coding sequence ATGCGACTCATTAGTTTCGGAAGTAGTAGTGCTGGCAATTGCTATTTATTAAGTGATACGGGTATAAATGTATTAATCGACATTGGTGTAAATATATTTTTAAATACACGAAACGAGCACTATTTTAAAATTTTGAATGCTGATTATTTATTGATATCACACGAACACATTGACCATATTAAGTATCTACCGAACTTTTTAAAAGTTAATCAAAAAGCGCCCGTTATCATAAACCCGTTATCACTGCAAGAATTTAAGAAAAAACACGAAAACGTGTATCACATCAACCAACATCGCTTTGTTGAATTAAATTATAAACAAACCTATCATAATGATTTTGTAGAGTTTAGAGCCTTTGAAGTTTTACACAATTCTAAGGCCAACAATGGATACTATTTAAATTTTAAGCAGTTAAATAAAAAAGGGATTTATATCACCGATGCTGGGAGTTTAAAATTATCAAGTTTAGACAACGCTTTCAATCGCGACTTAGATTTTGTAATGATAGAATCAAACCACATCAAAACCCCAACCCAAAACGATTTAAAGACACAGATTCAAAATAGCGAATTAGGTCACTTTAATATCATTCAAACACTGAAAGCATTAAAACACATTCTTGGGGTAAATTTTAAACAACCGAAAGTCATCTTAATACATACATCTCAAAACGACCGAGAACGAATTGAAGCAATAGACAACACCATCTACGGAGACTTTAATTACTTTCGTACTTCAAAAGACTACTGTGAGATTGATTTATGTTAG
- a CDS encoding SNF2-related protein → MKQLYQYQKEAIKVANNHDRFLLALDMGLGKTFTALNWLKTQKQRTTYIICDSAKIDDWSNEAQNLGFSVITLKSLNKKSFNIDIQSKMQKAEQVIICSYGIFRNLINGKGWELWYDINLIIDESQVLKNPKSQLSKCIWQWNRKYAKVLMLSGDPISNGYVNLFMQMKLLELLPEKYSYDAFVSKFCKYYIIPGRRFKIITGYDQNKVNELLALLYHRSFFLSSDQAIELPDQRQHIKQVTTTQHYKTLFKEHALITGEHSITADSSIKLLHAARQLASGCFKADDGSFVNVSDAKLQQLEVLINESTYNFSIFYNYKAEANDIINLIKDKHPGIKIFEINGNANQLPQALQYSDGRFIVLIHYQSGARGIDGLQHKVFNQIYYSLPTSGELFKQSHKRIHRIGQVHKVNYYYFIDFQSIEGQIWNRLQKSQDYTLSMFENWIALNN, encoded by the coding sequence ATGAAGCAACTTTATCAATATCAAAAGGAAGCAATCAAGGTAGCAAATAACCACGATCGATTTTTATTAGCATTAGATATGGGGTTAGGAAAAACTTTCACGGCACTGAATTGGCTAAAAACCCAAAAGCAGCGAACCACTTATATAATCTGCGACAGTGCGAAAATAGACGACTGAAGTAATGAAGCCCAAAATTTAGGATTTAGCGTTATTACTTTAAAGTCTTTAAATAAAAAAAGTTTTAACATCGACATACAATCAAAAATGCAGAAAGCCGAACAAGTTATTATATGCAGTTATGGAATTTTTAGAAACTTAATCAACGGCAAAGGATGGGAACTTTGATACGACATAAATTTAATTATTGATGAATCACAAGTCCTTAAAAACCCCAAGTCGCAACTTTCTAAATGTATATGACAATGAAACCGGAAGTATGCTAAGGTGCTAATGTTAAGTGGAGACCCGATTTCAAATGGTTATGTGAATTTATTTATGCAGATGAAACTCTTAGAATTATTACCGGAAAAATATAGCTACGATGCATTCGTTAGCAAGTTTTGCAAGTATTACATCATACCGGGGAGACGTTTTAAAATTATCACAGGATACGATCAAAACAAAGTGAACGAACTTTTAGCCCTTTTATATCACCGCTCGTTTTTTCTAAGTAGTGATCAAGCAATAGAATTACCAGACCAACGCCAACACATAAAACAAGTTACAACCACACAACATTATAAAACATTATTCAAAGAACACGCACTGATAACCGGAGAGCATAGCATCACGGCTGATAGCAGTATAAAACTATTACACGCAGCACGACAATTAGCATCGGGGTGTTTTAAAGCAGATGATGGAAGTTTTGTAAATGTTTCTGATGCGAAATTACAACAGCTGGAAGTTTTAATCAACGAGAGCACATATAATTTTAGTATTTTTTACAATTACAAAGCAGAAGCAAACGACATTATCAACTTAATCAAAGACAAACACCCGGGTATTAAGATTTTTGAAATTAATGGAAATGCAAATCAATTACCACAAGCATTACAATACAGCGATGGACGTTTTATTGTGTTAATACATTATCAATCCGGAGCGCGGGGAATAGATGGGTTGCAGCATAAGGTGTTCAATCAAATATATTACAGCCTCCCAACATCTGGTGAATTATTCAAGCAATCACACAAACGAATTCATCGCATCGGACAAGTTCATAAGGTAAATTATTATTATTTTATCGACTTTCAATCAATCGAGGGACAAATATGAAATCGACTACAAAAATCGCAAGATTATACTCTATCAATGTTTGAGAATTGAATCGCATTGAATAATTAG
- a CDS encoding ribbon-helix-helix domain-containing protein has translation MNIPRKIRIRNRVRIEFPIPLVEKLQKLAQDTNESTSAIIRRAIHEFLKNHGAE, from the coding sequence ATGAATATACCACGTAAGATAAGAATACGCAATCGCGTTAGAATAGAATTTCCAATCCCATTAGTTGAAAAACTACAAAAATTAGCACAAGACACCAACGAATCAACATCGGCAATTATTAGACGGGCAATCCACGAATTTCTAAA